Proteins encoded by one window of Carassius carassius chromosome 30, fCarCar2.1, whole genome shotgun sequence:
- the LOC132111066 gene encoding homeobox protein vent1-like → MVKDFSVDWLAQSFHDSEKKTHRPHVPCVVQPRPPTSYDKVYLQPKPKVSKVEQKPETIKEKEVTTPRHCSSPSFSENSGYSSGYESEAAASECASMEDGTDVEKDAATRRIRTKFTPEQIEKLEKIFSKHKYLDAGDRVKTALKLNLSETQVRTWFQNRRMKLKREVQEMRADYLLPQMVVPVQYHCYDRQRLPFPPHCALVHQMMTHHPLAPHHHLMMARQHYY, encoded by the exons ATGGTCAAGGATTTTTCTGTGGACTGGCTCGCCCAAAGCTTTCACGATTCGGAGAAAAAGACGCACAGGCCGCACGTACCATGTGTGGTTCAACCGAGGCCTCCAACATCCTACGACAAGGTTTATTTGCAGCCAAAACCAAAGGTTTCCAAGGTTGAACAGAAACCAGAGACCATTAAGGAGAAAGAGGTCACGACTCCAAGACACTGCTCATCTCCAAGCT TTTCAGAAAACAGCGGCTATTCGTCTGGTTATGAAAGTGAAGCGGCCGCTTCTGAATGCGCGTCCATGGAAGATGGAACCGACGTGGAAAAAGACGCGGCGACGCGCAGAATCAGAACCAAATTCACTCCGGAACAGATCGAAAAACTTGAGAAAATCTTCAGCAAGCACAAATACTTGGACGCGGGAGACAGAGTGAAAACTGCATTGAAACTCAATCTGTCAGAAACTCAG GTCAGAACATGGTTCCAGAATCGCAGGATGAAGCTGAAGCGGGAAGTTCAGGAAATGCGAGCTGACTATCTTCTGCCTCAGATGGTTGTTCCGGTTCAGTACCACTGCTACGACAGACAGCGACTTCCGTTTCCGCCTCACTGCGCGCTGGTGCACCAGATGATGACGCATCATCCGCTCGCTCCTCATCATCACCTCATGATGGCGAGGCAACATTACTACTGA